From a region of the Drosophila virilis strain 15010-1051.87 chromosome 3, Dvir_AGI_RSII-ME, whole genome shotgun sequence genome:
- the LOC6623222 gene encoding uncharacterized protein isoform X3 — translation MDIILPEQYNEQKFLDCASQIQYDEFNAKMFVFFANYSDVDVYQLIPDDRILQLIYGWDVCRLHTRECITEELGHIVRVLAHHTLHLWFSQEWMGSSESLKRMLLYYLSKGYRAFSKIKGLCDIDWQYLLNFQVNPWRLPYLQQLFANLLQNKHHVIEHAVQPATAEDETYLMQERLHLIILRLLKLFDAGSWEAVKQLSLRVLAAWLKCNPRVCTANLHPEQRSIILVGHLYLLTVFVADDNRGYMIDNMMYNIRFYAQSMQDASNAEAMGYTPARLIAQVCVRLGLGKDGFFEYIVFKNFNLSLVTSFAVMLEAYTSYVLGNQLLELMALNEHDFMTHMAQFKVLMHRYVEERENSERFLLNELQKLDAQRNSHALPHTVNLNLNYQQQICKGNRASNIGNYKNCDDDEKPLLDVDEELDRQIDPVFQNVPNNEEVLEFVYNLLAQRKFRGWQFAKIALLLKIIGQKLNTIEVWRYHPGLTTQFMLNLEHKLSDNYADLAKVFTEHGFMEAEFWLTAFYLHPTRSSYCEVKRCSRIKKKRKDEDEVSSRAAARAEKVDHIKYELLSSTIDVDEIVAITNHNSPVTDYDPIYKALQTLRLPRSILKDLLTVAFQPRNKRYSWALEWNTLHQRCSSLLKSTDLKRKFVALNMAEANDGLKFLKIDYEKYKNRPQLDYGTIEEGYENAVSTAEAEVELSLEDEEAAQKAAREKVEKDRKRCRIPTKFWEEVVSEDEEEEEQESDESEAYYTGTGRRTRVRAAALMANAMISDMDRTMRSGRRSPAAPTATAVAELTAEPPPPPASEKPQTAPEATTSQPPLEAPIQQRRSFGELLQSQAKYTNETSGFKAFADIWSFEKDEQISIENDDNVLMESNTLLSKFRSLQGLRRSTTATTADNNTQSRALEKSETSMEYCRVARTSSRCNSEADSLQSGTSTMAMHDANEFEEGQSEAVSGKCCSSEESF, via the exons ATGGACATTATATTGCCTGAGCAGTATAATGAACAAAAGTTTCTTGACTGCGCCTCGCAAATACAATATGACGAGTTCAACGCg AAAATGTTTGTGTTCTTTGCGAACTACAGCGATGTCGATGTCTACCAGCTGATACCAGATGACCGCATCCTGCAATTAATCTACGGCTGGGATGTGTGCCGACTGCACACACGCGAGTGCATCACAGAGGAGCTCGGCCACATTGTCCGTGTGCTGGCGCATCACACGCTGCATTTGTGGTTTAGCCAGGAATGGATGGGCAGCTCTGAGAGTCTAAAACGCATGCTGTTGTACTATTTGAGCAAAGGTTATAGGGCGTTCAGCAAGATTAAGGGACTATGCGATATCGATTGGCAGTATTTACTCAACTTCCAAGTCAATCCCTGGCGTCTACCCTATCTGCAGCAGCTCTTTGCCAACCTGCTACAGAATAAACATCATGTGATAGAGCACGCTGTGCAACCGGCAACGGCAGAAG ATGAAACATATCTAATGCAGGAGCGTCTGCATCTAATTATACTGCGGCTACTGAAACTGTTCGATGCCGGCAGCTGGGAAGCCGTTAAGCAGTTATCACTGCGTGTGCTCGCTGCCTGGTTGAAGTGCAATCCCAGAGTCTGTACCGCGAACTTGCATCCAGAGCAGAGGTCTATTATACTGGTGGGACATCTCTATTTGCTCACAGTTTTTGTAGCGGACGATAATCGTGGTTATATGATTGATAATATG ATGTACAACATACGCTTCTATGCGCAAAGCATGCAGGATGCTTCGAATGCGGAGGCTATGGGTTACACTCCAGCTAGGCTAATTGCCCAGGTTTGTGTGCGTCTGGGCCTGGGCAAGGATGGGTTCTTTGAATACATTGTGTTTAAAAACTTCAATTTGAGCCTGGTCACGTCATTCGCTGTTATGCTGGAGGCCTACACCAGCTACGTGTTGGGTAACCAGCTGCTGGAACTGATGGCACTGAATGAACATGATTTCATGACGCACATGGCGCAGTTCAAGGTGCTGATGCATCGCTATGTCGAGGAGCGCGAGAACAGCGAGCGTTTTCTGCTCAATGAACTGCAGAAGCTGGATGCGCAGCGCAATAGTCACGCCTTGCCACACACGGTTAATCTGAATCTGAACTACCAACAGCAGATCTGTAAGGGCAATCGTGCGAGCAACATTGGAAACTATAAGAACTGCGACGATGATGAGAAGCCGTTGCTGGATGTTGACGAGGAACTCGACAGGCAAATAGATCCGGTCTTTCAGAATGTGCCCAATAACGAGGAGGTTCTGGAGTTTGTATACAATTTGCTGGCACAGCGT AAATTCAGGGGTTGGCAGTTCGCCAAGAttgcgctgctgctgaagATAATTGGCCAGAAGCTCAACACAATTGAAGTCTGGCGCTATCATCCTGGCCTGACCACACAATTTATGCTGAATCTGGAGCACAAGCTCTCTGATAACTATGCCGATTTGGCCAAGGTGTTTACGGAGCATGGCTTCATGGAAGCCGAGTTTTGGTTAACAGCGTTCTATTTGCATCCAACACGCAGTAGTTACTGTGAGGTGAAACGCTGTTCGCGCATCAAAAAGAAACGCAAGGATGAGGATGAAGTCTCTAGCAGAGCAGCGGCACGTGCCGAGAAAGTGGATCACATCAAATACGAGCTGTTGAGTTCAACGATAGATGTCGATGAAATTGTTGCCATCACAAATCACAATTCGCCCGTAACCGACTATGATCCTATCTATAAGGCGCTGCAAACCCTGCGCTTGCCGCGCAGCATACTCAAGGACCTCCTGACAGTGGCCTTCCAACCACGCAACAAACGATATTCCTGGGCGCTAGAATGGAACACTTTGCACCAACGCTGCAGCAGCCTGCTGAAAAGCACAGATCTAAAGCGAAAATTTGTGGCTCTAAATATGGCCGAGGCTAATGATGGTCTgaagtttttgaaaatcgaTTATGAAAAGTACAAAAATCGGCCTCAATTAGATTATGGCACAATCGAAGAGGGTTACGAGAACGCCGTCAGCACAGCCGAAGCAGAGGTTGAATTGAGCCTTGAAGACGAAGAGGCTGCGCAAAAGGCAGCTCGCGAAAAAGTAGAGAAAGATCGAAAGCGTTGCCGAATACCGACCAAGTTCTGGGAGGAGG TAGTCTCAGAAGATGAAGAGGAGGAGGAACAGGAATCTGACGAATCGGAAGCCTATTACACAGGCACAGGGCGACGCACTCGCGTTCGCGCCGCTGCACTAATGGCAAATGCCATGATCTCAGACATGGATAGGACCATGCGCAGCGGACGTCGTTCGCCTGCAGCTCCTACAGCAACTGCTGTTGCCGAGTTGACAGCGGAACCACCGCCACCACCAGCATCAGAAAAGCCCCAAACGGCGCCAGAGGCTACGACGTCGCAGCCGCCGCTGGAGGCACCAATCCAACAGAGGCGTTCGTTTGGTGAGCTGCTGCAGTCGCAGGCCAAGTACACAAACGAAACAAGCGGCTTTAAAGCCTTCGCAGACATTTGGAGTTTCGAGAAGGACGAGCAGATAAGCATAGAAAATGACGACAATGTGCTTATGGAGAGTAATACGCTGCTGAGCAAGTTCAGGAGCTTGCAGGGCCTGAGACgaagcacaacagcaacaacagccgatAATAATACCCAGTCACGGGCACTCGAGAAGTCGGAAACATCAATGGAATACTGCAGAGTAGCGCGTACCAGCAGCCGTTGCAACAGTGAGGCGGACAGTTTGCAGTCTGGAACATCTACGATGGCCATGCACGACGCCAACGAGTTCGAGGAGGGACAATCTGAAGCTGTATCTGGC AAGTGTTGCAGCTCAGAGGAAAGTTTCTAA